A window of the Archocentrus centrarchus isolate MPI-CPG fArcCen1 chromosome 17, fArcCen1, whole genome shotgun sequence genome harbors these coding sequences:
- the LOC115795311 gene encoding protein crumbs homolog 1-like, with translation MLRFGMQLWMLWLLYADTVFTEDISGCEQQPCQNGGICESHSGGFRCLCSLQSQNGRLYGGENCAIALTGCDENQCENGGVCSPLFVNDQHSYTCICPAGYTGPKCQTPTVFSFESRGYMYIETQLLDQEAPLNVTFSFRTGQPVGTLLQRRVDNLLLSIELMRGHLCLLSLRGQGSSTLVQELPGHLSDSKWHTVEASLGGVVSLIRLLCTEGSCTRESNAEVQLLEQASALPEPGAVHQSLFIGAVSGKWTLGRDVDEAGYPPAFLGCFRDVFVDSRLVLPVIAPEGSGIQANITVGCSDKDKCDDSPCQNRGRCVSQGWRSYLCECQRPYEGNNCAEEYITARFGNKDLESYAVFSLDDEPADTLIISMFIRTKQSSGLLLIMTNSTSQYLRLWLEEGRIKVQVNNFETLVGRAAVNDGHFHPVTLKLEGMAATLFQSAQNQGSMPIRLIQVGPGDMVYVGGLPDSRASASFGGYFKGCIQDPRINSKRLQFYPIATPVESFNLEQLISVAEGCSSDNTCDVNPCLNGGVCYSMWDDFVCNCPPNTAGHRCEEVKWCELFPCPAAATCQPLSQGFECLSNVTFRLGSSILHYRSNGKITRSLTSVSLSFRSRQSAATLLHAHKDSNYLTLSLLNSHLVMELQVGDDKYKMSIQSQSQVSDGEWHSVKLSMATGASTSSWIMAVDGGQEGISTAQTAVRDLEFLSKEADIFLGGLNLDTGVDLSGCLGPVAIGGLLLPFLLDTELNLPRPQEEQFVRINNNVAPQYGCWGASVCTPNPCRNEGVCKDLFDLHRCTCSSEWTGPLCQDPTDPCTSSPCVYGHCINLTGGYKCVCEQGYSGEQCNVEVNMCEKSNCSHGATCLKGFHTYSCLCPQNMTGQYCDEKLPEIPWYIETNPLPQLPVSTCTGTRWNYSCFNGGNCSKAEDACYCLPGFTGQWCEKDVDECASDPCMNGGFCVNYVNSFECVCDINYSGIHCQIDVSDFYLYLFLGLWQNLFQLVSYLVIRLDDEPEIEWGFQIND, from the exons ATGTTGAGATTCGGCATGCAGTTGTGGATGCTGTGGTTGCTTTATGCAG ACACCGTGTTTACTGAGGACATCAGTGGATGTGAACAGCAGCCATGCCAAAATGGTGGCATATGTGAGAGCCACAGTGGAGGCTTCAGATGCCTTTGCTCCCTTCAGAGTCAAAACGGGCGACTGTACGGTGGGGAGAACTGTGCAATTGCACTTACAGGCTGTGATGAGAACCAGTGTGAGAATGGAGGAGTATGTTCTCCCTTATTTGTGAATGATCAGCACAGTTACACATGCATCTGCCCCGCTGGCTACACGGGCCCTAAATGCCAGACTCCCACTGTTTTCTCATTCGAGTCCAGGGGCTACATGTACATAGAGACACAGCTGCTAGACCAAGAAGCTCCTCTTAATGTCACCTTCAGCTTCAGGACGGGACAACCAGTTGGCACTCTCTTACAGCGTAGGGTGGACAATCTGCTCCTCAGCATCGAGCTGATGCGCGGgcacctctgcctcctcagccTGAGAGGCCAGGGCTCCAGCACGCTGGTTCAAGAGCTTCCAGGGCATTTGTCTGACAGTAAGTGGCACACAGTGGAGGCATCTCTGGGCGGCGTGGTCAGTCTCATCAGGCTGCTATGCACTGAAGGAAGCTGCACCAGAGAGTCCAACGCTGAAGTCCAGCTGCTCGAACAAGCCTCTGCTCTCCCCGAGCCAGGAGCAGTTCATCAGAGCCTCTTCATCGGAGCAGTCAGTGGGAAGTGGACACTGGGCAGGGACGTGGATGAAGCAGGCTACCCTCCTGCTTTTCTGGGCTGCTTCAGAGATGTGTTTGTGGACTCACGGCTGGTGTTGCCGGTTATAGCGCCAGAAGGTTCAGGCATCCAGGCAAACATCACCGTGGGGTGCAGTGACAAAGACAAGTGTGACGACAGCCCGTGTCAGAACCGAGGTCGCTGTGTTAGCCAGGGATGGAGGAGCTACCTTTGTGAATGCCAAAGGCCATATGAGGGAAACAACTGTGCAGAGG AATATATCACAGCAAGGTTTGGAAACAAAGACCTGGAGAGTTATGCTGTATTCTCATTAGATGACGAACCAGCTGATACTCTGATTATATCTATGTTCATCCGCACCAAACAGTCCAGTGGCCTCCTCCTTATCATGACTAACAGTACGAGCCAGTACCTCCGCCTGTGGCTGGAAGAGGGCAGGATCAAAGTTCAGGTTAACAACTTTGAGACCCTGGTCGGTCGGGCTGCGGTCAATGACGGTCATTTCCACCCGGTGACTCTGAAGCTGGAAGGAATGGCAGCCACCTTGTTCCAGTCAGCCCAAAACCAGGGCTCTATGCCCATCAGGCTCATCCAAGTCGGTCCTGGGGATATGGTTTATGTTGGAGGGCTACCAGACTCTAGGGCCTCGGCTTCTTTTGGCGGGTACTTTAAGGGATGCATCCAGGATCCCAGGATCAACAGCAAAAGACTGCAGTTCTATCCAATAGCAACTCCAGTAGAATCGTTCAACCTAGAGCAGCTAATCAGTGTTGCAGAAGGATGCAGCAGCGACAACACCTGTGAT GTCAACCCCTGTCTTAATGGGGGAGTGTGTTACTCCATGTGGGATGATTTCGTTTGCAACTGCCCCCCCAATACTGCCGGGCATCGCTGTGAGGAGGTGAAATGGTGTGAGCTGTTTCCCTGCCCTGCTGCTGCCACTTGTCAGCCCCTTTCTCAGGGTTTTGAAT GCTTGTCTAATGTGACATTTCGGCTTGGAAGCAGCATTTTACACTACCGGAGCAATGGAAAGATCACTCGCAGCCTCACCAGTGTCTCCCTCAGTTTCCGCTCAAGACAGTCTGCTGCTACGCTACTGCATGCACACAAGGACTCAAACTACCTCACGCTCTCTCTCCTAAACTCTCATTTGGTCATGGAGCTCCAGGTTGGGGATGACAAGTACAAGATGTCCATTCAAAGCCAGAGTCAGGTCAGTGATGGAGAGTGGCACAGTGTGAAGCTCAGCATGGCGACCGGGGCATCAACCTCCAGCTGGATCATGGCTGTGGATGGAGGACAGGAGGGAATAAGCACGGCCCAAACAGCTGTGAGGGACCTGGAGTTTCTTAGCAAGGAAGCAGATATCTTCCTGGGTGGTCTAAACCTGGACACTGGagtggatctgtctggctgTCTGGGTCCTGTTGCGATTGGGGGGCTTCTTCTCCCTTTCCTcttggacacagagctgaaCCTCCCCAGACCTCAGGAGGAGCAGTTTGTGAGGATAAACAACAATGTTGCTCCACAGTATGGCTGCTGGGGAGCCAGCGTTTGCACGCCTAACCCTTGCAGGAACGAGGGTGTCTGCAAGGACCTGTTCGACCTGCATCGGTGCACGTGTTCCTCCGAGTGGACGGGCCCCTTGTGTCAAGACCCGACAGACCCCTGCACCTCCAGCCCCTGTGTCTACGGCCACTGCATCAACCTAACTGGAGggtataagtgtgtgtgtgagcaggggTACAGTGGTGAACAATGTAACGTAGAAGTCAATATGTGTGAAAAGAGCAACTGCAGCCACGGCGCCACGTGCCTTAAAGGCTTCCACACCTACTCCTGTCTCTGCCCTCAAAATATGACCGGCCAGTACTGCGA CGAGAAACTCCCTGAAATCCCATGGTACATTGAGACCAATCC ACTCCCTCAGTTGCCTGTGTCTACATGCACGGGTACAAGGTGGAACTACAGCTGCTTTAATGGAGGAAACTGCTCCAAGGCTGAAGATGCTTGTTACTGCCTGCCTGGTTTCACAGGACAGTG gTGTGAGAaggatgtggatgaatgtgctTCAGACCCGTGTATGAACGGAGGCTTCTGTGTCAACTATGTGAACAgctttgagtgtgtgtgcgatatAAATTACTCAGGGATACACTGCCAAATAGATGTCAGCGACTTCTACTTGTATCTCTTCTTGGGCCTGTGGCAGAACCTCTTCCAGCTCGTGTCCTACCTTGTGATTCGCCTCGACGATGAGCCGGAAATTGAGTGGGGATTCCAGATCAATGATTAG